The following coding sequences are from one Ornithodoros turicata isolate Travis chromosome 1, ASM3712646v1, whole genome shotgun sequence window:
- the LOC135394669 gene encoding uncharacterized protein LOC135394669 — protein MRIVFDASSHSDKDTSLNDHLENGPKVQPDLLDILLRFRTHPIGIAADIEKAFLQISVHEEDRDALRFLWFEEVPSRMDSQGARMVEWRMTYVPFGTTASPFLLTATLHHHFMTIDGELRSAANTLSTSFYVDDLLTGAATFESALELYEDSNVIMDRATMCLRKWSSNSCGFKKYSLRINETSARIYNPLGLLNPFTVRAKMLFQSLWVEQIGWDEEMPPDKQRLWQDWCEEVSELSNVTVDRCLRPCGAEDLQVHIFFDGSPKCYGAVAYLRAEKSGSVTFTLIFSKSRVAPIKQMTLPRLELMDSTIVLWWFRKPPSECKQFVSSRVQGVQQNTDTKRWKHCPGATNPEDCLTRGIPARTLSEKSTWWCGQHWLINDPTTWPANDIEWDMKADEERSLKATVLQISSSPSPLLNVESFSTCRRLLRVTAWVLRFVGNTRRSTSLSYSWLTAEELRRAQLYWEKQARSESYAEEQSRLKERRPVSLQSKIASLRPYLDD, from the exons ATGCGCATCGTGTTCGACGCGTCATCGCACTCCGACAAAGACACGTCCTTGAACGACCACCTTGAGAATGGCCCAAAAGTACAACCGGATCTGCTGGACATTCTACTGCGTTTTAGGACACATCCGATCGGAATTGCAGCGGATATTGAAAAAGCATTTCTTCAAATCAGCGTTCACGAAGAAGACAGAGATGCACTCCGTTTTTTATGGTTTGAAGAAGTGCCATCACGAATGGACAGTCAAGGTGCCAGAATGGTTGAATGGCGCATGACATATGTGCCGTTCGGAACGACGGCCAGTCCCTTTTTACTGACAGCTACGCTTCACCATCACTTTATGACTATAGATGGGGAACTAAGAAGTGCCGCGAACACACTTTCGACATCGTTCTATGTCGACGACTTGTTAACGGGCGCTGCTACCTTTGAGTCTGCGTTGGAGCTCTATGAAGACTCAAACGTCATCATGGACCGAGCTACCATGTGCCTACGGAAGTGGTCATCCAACTCTTGTGGCTTCAAGAAATATTCTCTACGGATAAACGAG ACATCGGCTAGAATCTACAATCCTCTTGGCCTCCTGAACCCGTTTACTGTTCGGGCAAAGATGCTGTTTCAGTCACTATGGGTTGAACAGATCGGTTGGGACGAGGAGATGCCACCCGACAAACAGCGACTCTGGCAAGATTGGTGTGAAGAGGTTTCCGAGCTGAGCAACGTCACTGTAGACCGTTGTTTACGCCCGTGTGGCGCCGAGGACCTGCAAGTCCATATCTTCTTCGACGGCAGCCCGAAGTGCTATGGTGCCGTGGCATACTTGCGGGCTGAAAAGAGCGGATCCGTGACGTTCACGCTCATCTTCTCGAAGTCCCGTGTGGCTCCTATCAAGCAGATGACACTGCCGCGTTTAGAACTTATGG ACTCGACGATCGTCCTGTGGTGGTTCCGGAAGCCCCCTAGCGAATGTAAGCAATTCGTCAGCAGTCGTGTTCAAGGAGTTCAGCAGAATACGGACACAAAACGGTGGAAGCATTGCCCAGGAGCGACTAACCCTGAAGACTGTCTCACCAGAGGGATACCAGCACGAACACTTTCAGAAAAGTCCACATGGTGGTGCGGACAACATTGGCTAATCAACGATCCTACGACCTGGCCAGCGAACGATATTGAATGGGACATGAAGGCAGACGAAGAACGAAGCTTGAAAGCAACAGTCTTGCAGATTTCATCAAGCCCATCACCCCTTCTTAACGTCGAGAGTTTCAGTACTTGTAGGCGGCTGCTAAGAGTCACGGCATGGGTTCTCCGGTTTGTCGGTAACACACGAAGGTCAACGAGTCTGAGCTACTCCTGGCTGACCGCCGAAGAGCTACGAAGAGCCCAGCTCTACTGGGAGAAGCAGGCACGAAGTGAGAGTTACGCAGAGGAGCAATCCCGGCTGAAAGAGCGACGGCCGGTCTCACTTCAATCAAAAATCGCCTCACTGCGACCCTACCTCGACGATTAA
- the LOC135394678 gene encoding uncharacterized protein LOC135394678, whose product MAKKVIFKYRVCARFRLKAASAPTAPLPGDRVTPSAPFETVGVDFAGPLMVRDGRELVKAYIALFMCAVTRAVHFELVSDLTARSFLMAFRRFATRRGLPKTVYSDNALTFKKESRDIEELHKNISRRDVQDFVAVDRVKWKFIVEKAAWWGGWWERLVRTIKDSLRRVLGRQFLTVEELMIVLHDAEACINSRPLTYLHALPDEPAALTPAHRD is encoded by the coding sequence ATGGCAAAAAAGGTCATTTTCAAATACCGTGTCTGTGCCCGCTTCCGTCTGAAGGCTGCCTCTGCACCGACCGCTCCGCTACCCGGTGACCGAGTCACGCCCAGTGCACCCTTTGAAACTGTGGGAGTGGACTTCGCCGGACCATTGATGGTGCGGGATGGCAGAGAACTTGTAAAGGCGTATATCGCGTTGTTCATGTGCGCGGTAACGCGGGCAGTGCATTTTGAATTGGTCTCCGACCTCACCGCCAGATCGTTTCTCATGGCATTCCGGCGATTTGCAACGCGTAGAGGACTGCCAAAGACTGTGTACTCGGATAACGCGCTGACCTTCAAAAAAGAGTCGAGGGATATTGAAGAGCTACACAAGAACATCTCACGTCGTGACGTACAAGATTTCGTCGCCGTCGACCGTGTCAAATGGAAATTTATAGTTGAGAAAGCAGCATGGTGGGGCGGCTGGTGGGAACGTCTCGTACGCACAATAAAGGATTCTCTACGAAGAGTTCTAGGAAGACAGTTCTTGACGGTCGAGGAACTGATGATCGTACTCCACGATGCTGAAGCCTGTATAAATTCGCGTCCATTGACTTACTTGCACGCATTACCGGATGAACCGGCGGCACTGACACCGGCCCACCGTGACTAA